CAGCACGGcctcggccgccgccgcctccggcgcCGCGGCCAGCACCGGCGCTTCCTCCGACGCGGCGGcgagcgggaggaggaggaggagggcggcgacGCGGTGGGGCATGGCTGTCAGTGGCGGTGAGCGGGAGGCCGTGTAGGGTTTAGAGTAGCTAAAGGCTGGAGCTGGATTGAGGGATCTGGACTGGGGGAAAGTGGCATCGAATGGGGGTGCTgctgggacccacttgtcagcgaGGTGCTACGCACTGGCGGGCTATGCATCGCGTCGCGCGTGCGGCGTGCTGGAACCGGAAGAAGGGCGTTGACTGTCAGCTGCTGTGGGCCCAGGATGTCAGTGGGGCGAGTGTTTGCGCGTCAAATAGttcttcagtttttttttttgttttttttttacacaATACAATGCATACGTCCAACATGCACGCACATTCGCCCCTATGAGCATACGTACATAAACTCTACCCTTACGAGCATGTCACTGCTTGAACTTGATATATTGGAAAAATGGCACAAAGGCTTTCTGACATCACATTTGTTAACctacattttttttttgaaacgagttTTACATACGTATCTTGCTTTGGAACTTCTTTCAGGCAAGGGTGTTCCGATTTTGCAGTGAATGGCTCTGAAGCCATCACATTTTATTTATGTTTTACtcatttataaaatttaaaaatctataatttATTTCTTTGACGATCAAACATCCCCATATAAGTTAATATTAAGAATAATATGATAGTATCCAATTAAGTTTGtattaaattataaaatataatTTGGTAGATTTTTTCACCGTGAAGCACAGAAATATTTACTCATAAATttattatataattaattttCAACTATTCATATGTTGATAGAGTTAGATATTGAGTTACGTGATCTTATTTGAGGACAcataaaaatatgtaattttaATCTCCGATTACAGTTAGCAAGGAGTTAGTTGTGTCATGCCAAAGATTGATATGTCCATTGATGATTATGATGGAGACCTCTCTCGATTCTCACAGGACAACCTTCATCAAGGATTACACTGGTATATACATACAATTTGAAGATACATTCATTTAGATTAGATTTATAACAAAGTTTAGTTTGTGGTCTGATTAATTAAACCATCGGCTAATCCATGATGTAATAAAAAAATAAGTTTTATTCTTAATCAAAACTATGTGAATAACTTAGTGGTAAGAATATTTCTTTATTAGCGATAAGTGAAGTGTCAAAGGGTAATATTACATTTATTGTTTTTTTTGTTCTTTATAAGAAAAAAGGAGATATACTCTAGAAAAGGAGGGAAAGGCCCGTTGTcctaaaaaaggaaaaacaaaagatCGGTTGAAAAAGAGTAAATTGCACCCACCAACTATCAAGTGGGTGCATATTAGTCCAACATCTTGTGATTTGTCTAATTTAATGCGGCAACTATCTAGATGGGTGCATGTTGGTCCAACATCTTGTAGTATGTTTAATTAGATGTGAGAACTTGGCTCATTGATAACACATGTGTCCGATGTCATTGGGAGCTCCTACATCATAGTGTGCTCAGCTCATCCAACGCTTAGCTAGAAACGCTAGGATAATGACTCATTTCCACGCAAGCTTGATCTCTCATTGGATTTAATTTAGGCTTGGTCCATTTTTCATTCAACCAAATCAAATAAATCTTAGCCCATGTTAAATGTTATAGTGCAATGTAGTTTAGTCTCATATGGGATTTTGACTAAACGTTAACCCAACTTAAATAGGTGAACTATGTGTGTTCCTATTAAAAATTTGAAGGGTGCGCCATACGCGTGCACGTGCCACCGCCGCGATGAGCCATGAGCATGCACGAGCCGGGCCACAACACGACATTTGCTCGGGTGTGCTAAGTTTTTGAGGAGTGCAcatttgaaagtgcatctagggcCCTAATGGGTTTTGGCACATTCAATTAAGGATGTAATGATATTTGTGAGATGCGAACATACTATAAGCATATATGGGTGCATGACAACACAAGGAGACCACTCAATTCAAATCGCTGCGGCGTATTGACCATCGGAGGTTTACTTGAAATTTCTATTTTCAATTAAAGAGTATACAAAAAGTCATACTATTAAAGGGGGCACAAACCGGTAAGCCTAAGGGAACCAAGTGCTCACTACCTATCCTTTTAAACAAACAAACCTCAAAAACCAGTATTATAGTATGGAAGGGAAAAACCACTATACCAAATTTCATGAAAACCATGAACCAAACCAATCGGTTTCGGTTAACCGAATGCCCACCCCTAAACAGAGTTGTAACTCTACCTCCACGATGGACAACCCACCTATCAGCTTTAAcgagctgtgggggtatggccctcaaGACATGGggtgcgcccctaggggtggcccggcccacaaggttaaggcgtgcacgacgctgctcggcgtgcaccgtaagacattgtatagtatcaaataggctactttatttgtaaccctacctcctccagagtatataaggagaggtaggggtcccctagcggataaggctacatcaagctacaaCAAGATCtatctacatacagatcaatacaatacactaaagacacaggacgtagggtattacgtcgatcaaacggcccgaacatgtctaaatcgctgtctctgtgccttgtgtcaccatccggttcttgATTACgggcatccccaccgacaaatctaccatcgtgggatacccctcggtgggctgccgagcatattctgtcgacagttggcgcgctaggtaggggtgcgcgcttgatccatggcgggccagatggacctcaaatcaacagaacgttctcgtcatcaatctcgtggagatccatgctggtccacgacgacgattcatcgctgctataccagcccctgcgacagcagatccgatctcgaaaccacctccgaggtcgccttcatgaACAACTCACCGCCCACTAGGTGTTCGCCGTTAACGCCGACCAAATAATGTCATACGtcaccgaccagacgctccgtccaaagctaagtcacgctttaatattcttctaaatattctccaatctccgtatatcgccataatatttctctaaactattttctccatatttgctctccaaacgattttccaaacACTGGAACAGTCCCGTTGATTCTCGAACGCCTCCAGAGAcgaccctgtctccggctcctccctacacgtgctacgggctccgcgctctgcgttatgggtggtcggcagcggctccttggtcacgcctgttcctcctacacgtgcacgggctccgtgctcgacattatggactatgggctaactagggctggagactcagctacacactaactgttcggaaggtttatattaaacataaatatattttcacgccaactgatcgtcgaactgcatacgtcatttcatcaccattgctgatttttcttcggagtttatttatttgtacatcatgtactacctattctacatgtttgtattgtaggatcatcgtccaggtgatcggaccacctggtgctcggacttctccacagATCAACTAGTcgaaccgcttggttcatggactccgtcgctgaccagttgattggactatTCGTCGGTCATTTCTACTCAAtattcacttcgccgccgaccagtcgaccagactgttcgtcgctcgtgcttcatcgccagcgacgtcggttactcctcggccctcggattcttcgtgctcaaggactaagtgggcacacttcaccgcacggacgtcgtcagctacgtcggtgctcagacctcgccgcctacgccgggcactcctcggtgctcggacctcgccgcctatgccaaggactcctcggtgctcagacattgccgtctacgtcggggactcctcggtgctcggacatcgccagcgatgccggggactcctcgttcctcggtgctcggtcatcgtcagcaacaccggggactcctcgctccttggtgctcggtcatcgccagcgacgccagggactcctcgctcctcgatgctcgatcatcgccgcctacgccggggactcctcgctcctcggtgcttggtcatcgccagtgacgccggggactcctcgctcctcggtgctcggtcatcgccgcctacgccgaggactcctcgctcctcgctcctcggtgctcggtcatcgccgcctacaccggggactcctcgctccttggttctcggtcatcgctagctacgccgggaactccctGGTTGGTCGGACATCAccggctacgtcggggactcctcggtgctcggatcttgttacgtctcgtcggtgtgctatcaagctgctccatgctgttcggatcagggtgctgatcttgggcagcacgtctggggtcttgatacgcacatgtcagacgacgtcggcaagctttcagacttctttttctttgaccctgctacaagatttattcctcatcttccagcaggctcggggactaagtgggcacacttcatcttacgatgaatgtgcttgttctcatctcgaggctacgcctgaggactggctgcctgctcgactggtcttctactttctgaccctggcaccatatgactacgtcacctactgtcagactcggggactagctgtgggggtatggcccccaaaacatgggctgcgcccccaggggtggcccggcccacaaggttaaggtgtgcacggcgctgctcggcgtgcaccgcaagacattgtatagtaccaaatatgctactttacttgtaaccctacctcctctagagtatataaggagaggtaggggtcccctagcggataaggCTACATCGAGCTACAACAAGATCtatctacatacagatcaatacaatacaccaaagacacaggacgtagggtagtacgtcgatcagacggcccaaacctgtctaaatcgctgtctctgcgccttgtgtcaccatccggttcctgattacgcgcatccccgccgacaaatctaccatcgcgggatacccctcggtggactgccgagcatattctgtcgacacgaGCCATGAATGACCATGGGTAGGGGTGAAAACAGATGAAAAAAATATTATAGTATAGAAAGAAAAATGGTCGGTTTGGTATTTTTATATTTATGAAATTAATGGTAGTTTTTATATTTGGCCAAATTCAGAAATGATATCATAATATAGTAAACGATTCAAGCTAAGTGATGGATGAGATGAGCGTGCTAAGATATAGCTTCCAATGACAATGATTCAGAGTGTACAAGGACACCGTTACAATGCTTGGACTGTATATGCACCAATGAGCCCAAGTTCTCGCATCAAATTAAATAGATCACAAGATGTTGGGCCAACATGCACCCATCTAGATAGTTGTTGTATTAAATTGGACAAACTACAAGATGTTGGACTAACATGCACATActtatataggccccgttcgcttcgctgaaaaaacaagccgaaatactgttccggctgatttgttgtgagagaaaaacactgttccggctgaaaaaataagctgaaaaagacggattgtTATATGGTGAGTGcaatttaggccccgtttggtcgGGCTCCGGCTCCCGCCTATCGGCCCGTGGGCGGCCGAcaggctgaaaaaacaagctgaaacactgttcaccgaagttgtttttctctctcctccttccctctctcactgacacgtggcactgttcaccggagccggagaagctcgattTTCTGGCTCCGGCTATAGTGTCACTACAGTGCGTGTGGTGGGGGAAGGGGGCACGGCGGATGAGCAGCCACGCCGTGGCTCAGCCACACGCGTAGCCCAGCTCGGTGACCAGTGCCAGGCCCAGGTGGGGCCACGGGGGCAACGGCCGGTGGGGTGGTTTTGATGAAGCAGAATATGAGAGTAAGGATATGGAGTTATCACTGCCCATATTCTGCGACTATTATTTAGAACTGATTCATTTTTCTCACCTAAGCATGTTCTAGTTAACACTAACAATATGATTACTTATTGAAAGGCATTGGATGAAGATGGAATTGTCGCACCTGGTCAAATTATTCGCAATCATGATATCTATGTGAACAAGCAAACTCCCATGAACACTACAAAAGGTATTGGTAGGCCATTGACAGACAGGTAAGGATTCTTTCCCCTTGTGTACTTTTCCTTGTTTATGTGTCCACTCTTCAATTTTAGGGTTATTAAGTTTTGGTCTTGATGAATGCTATATATGTTTCCCTTTCCTGTAATTTTACCATCTTAGGTGCTACAAGGACTCCCCTGCCATTTACAAAGGTGTTGATGGTGAGACTACTGTCGTAGATCGTGCAATGCTGTGCCCAGATACAAATGATAAGTTGTACAATAAGTGTGTTATTCGTCACACTAGAAGGCcagaggtatggtttgtatgctCCATGCACCTTTTATTTTTTTCACGGATGGATATAAAACTTTTCTTTCATGTTTGTATTTCAGGTTGGTGACAAATTCAGTAGCAGACATGGGCAGAAAGGTGTTTGTGGTACAATTATTCAGCAAGAAGACTTCCCCTTCTCTGAGAGAGGAATCTGTCTTGATTTAATCATGAATCCACATGGTTTCTCAAGGTTTTATTTTGCTTgttatttgttttctttttgttattTTCCTCACCTATCTCGTTTTATCTGAGGAGGTTTTTTCTCTCATGGTCATTAATATGAATATTGTAATTGTAGTTTTATTTTGTAACTGTATACCATCTGAGGTATTTAGCTTAGATCCAAATTAATATAGAATTTGGGTTCTTTTGTTCATTCTTTGCTGTCACTAACTATGGGGGTGTTAGAAGTTGATGTTTCCAATAGTGGAGATGACATTATATAGAGAACCTCATGAGCCATATGGGCCTATAGTATATGGACCTTGATAGACTTAACACTCCCTTCAAACTCAAGGTGGAAGTGGAGCATCTGAAGCACTGAGTTTGAGCAAGTGAAGCCAATGTTGCTCTCAAGTTTGTGCTTATAATTGAACAAGATTGCCACTTGCAATTTTGAAGGCACATACTAGAGAGATTGCTTTCTGATGAAAATGAGATTGGGTGAAAGTGGCAGGCACTAATGTGCTTTGTAAGTTCATGCTTCATGAGTGTATGGCTCTAGAATTACCACATTAAGAGGTAGGAAATGCCAAAATCAGTTAACAACTAACGAAGCAATACAATCAATGAAGTGGTAGTGCTTGAATGCTTGTTGGACTTCCATACAAGAGGTCAAGAGCCTAGAAAAAATGCAATAATTTGTAACAAAATGATGATCTGTTGAGTAAGCATGAAGGTTAAGCAGACTGACATGAGCATAGAACAAGCACTGATATGATCGTAGCACATGAAACAATGCCCAAAATGGACTTAAGTAGGAGCACTGATAAATGGACTCAACATGTGGACTGCAAAAACAATACCACGACCGGTAACAGTATGATAAACAAGGCTGCCCACACCATGCCGCTATAGAGAGGGATCCTCAAGAAGTATATTTGTCCTAAAGGATCCATTGATTATGGGCATGCAAAATAATCAATGCTACAAGGCTTTATGTAGCTAAATTGGTTTTGCTGGTATTATTATATTTTCTGTGTTTATGCTTATTTCAAGGCTGCCTTACTCTTATTTTGCTCGCTAGTCGTATGACAATAGGTAAAATGATCGAACTTCTTGGTGGAAAGGCTGGTGTTTCTTGTGGTCGATTTCACTATGGCAGTGCATTTGGTGAGCCAAGTGGTAATGCTGACAATGTTGCAGACATAAGGTATACTTTGGTGTTTGGTCATCTTGGCACTGTAGGTGTGTTTATTACTACGAGTTTTAACACCCATTTCTTGCATACCAGCTCTACTCTAATTAAGCACGGCTTCAGCTATAGTGGAAAAGATTTCTTGTACTCAGGTATACTTAATATCAAATTACTTTATACTTGAGCTTGAGTTATCATGTTAAATCTATTGATTAGATTCGACAAAATTTGAAAGCACTTAACTCAATAGTCCTGTAGCGGACTTGTGGATTGAATGAGTCATTGATGCACCAATTTGCAATAAGCTAATGTAAAAATATTACGATTAAATTTGGTGTTTATAGAAATACATAATATACAAAAGCTACATTGGGAAAAGGGGACAATCTTCTGTAGTCTATTACATATAATATACAAAAGCTAATGGCTTCAAGTGTATTACACTATTCTAGTCATGTAAATATCTTGTAAATCCGGAAAGCACGAATTTGATATTCTTGGTTCTTGACATGTGTTCTCGACTCATGTTCCTGCCATAATTTTCCAGTCTTAATGTTTCTCCTCTCAGGAATTCTTGGTCAGCCACTTGAGGCATACATCTTCATGGGGCCAATCTACTATCAGAAACTGAAGCACATGGTAATGATGGTTCCATTCTTTTGTTCCTTTTAAC
The nucleotide sequence above comes from Miscanthus floridulus cultivar M001 chromosome 18, ASM1932011v1, whole genome shotgun sequence. Encoded proteins:
- the LOC136523284 gene encoding DNA-directed RNA polymerase III subunit 2-like; amino-acid sequence: MTIGKMIELLGGKAGVSCGRFHYGSAFGEPSGNADNVADISSTLIKHGFSYSGKDFLYSGILGQPLEAYIFMGPIYYQKLKHMVLDKMHARASGPRVLLTRQPTEGRSRDGGLRLGEMERDCLIAYGAR